A stretch of Rhizobium sp. TH2 DNA encodes these proteins:
- a CDS encoding ABC transporter permease, which produces MPALALSILSRLGLAAITLLGVGVVVFVLLRVVPGDPIAMMISPGSTPEQIAQMRAHYGLDGSILSQFWIWLKAILAGDFGTSISLRRSVLELLGERLPATLELAAAALVFAIVVGGAVAITGTLVRRTFLEPIVDTGNGTVLAVPDFVWALALVLVFGVFFPILPLSGRIDPSVQNDFATPFYLLESLATFRFTEFADISSHMIMPVLALGLPLAAIIARVLKEALLEAMVQDYILLAKLKGKSTLRLILQEALRNAVGPTIALTGVQFTFLIGGTVIVERIFAYPGIGNMAIDAVINRDLPLIQGLVLVFGALFILINLGVDLLVAAFNPRLRHA; this is translated from the coding sequence ATGCCCGCTCTTGCACTCTCCATTCTCAGTCGTCTTGGCCTTGCGGCAATCACTCTGCTCGGGGTCGGCGTCGTGGTCTTCGTGCTCCTGCGCGTCGTGCCAGGTGATCCGATCGCGATGATGATTTCGCCCGGCTCGACACCCGAGCAGATCGCGCAGATGCGCGCGCATTACGGTCTCGACGGCTCGATCCTGTCGCAGTTCTGGATATGGCTGAAGGCGATCCTCGCCGGCGATTTCGGTACATCCATCTCACTGAGACGCAGCGTGCTGGAACTGCTTGGCGAACGCCTGCCGGCCACGCTTGAACTCGCCGCCGCCGCGCTGGTATTCGCAATTGTTGTCGGCGGCGCGGTCGCGATAACAGGCACGCTGGTTCGGAGGACGTTCCTCGAACCTATCGTGGATACCGGCAACGGCACCGTACTCGCCGTACCCGACTTCGTGTGGGCGCTGGCGCTCGTTCTCGTGTTCGGCGTGTTCTTCCCGATCTTACCCCTGTCGGGCCGGATCGATCCCAGCGTTCAGAACGACTTTGCCACGCCCTTCTATCTGCTCGAAAGCCTCGCCACGTTCCGGTTCACCGAATTCGCCGACATCTCCTCGCATATGATCATGCCGGTGCTGGCGCTCGGCCTGCCGCTTGCGGCGATCATCGCCCGCGTACTCAAGGAGGCGCTGCTCGAAGCCATGGTGCAGGACTATATCCTGCTCGCCAAGCTCAAGGGCAAATCGACGCTGCGCCTCATCCTCCAGGAAGCGCTCCGCAACGCCGTCGGTCCGACGATCGCCCTGACCGGCGTACAGTTCACCTTCCTGATCGGCGGCACCGTCATCGTCGAACGCATCTTCGCCTATCCTGGCATCGGCAACATGGCGATCGATGCTGTCATCAATCGCGACCTGCCGCTCATCCAGGGTCTCGTTCTGGTGTTCGGCGCGCTGTTCATCCTCATCAATCTCGGCGTCGACCTGCTCGTGGCTGCCTTCAACCCCAGGCTCCGCCATGCGTAA
- a CDS encoding ABC transporter substrate-binding protein, with protein MIDITRRQTLGLGAAAFLTSVLAGRMPVQAAEPGTLTIAFNVNLPSFDPTVGPSAVNPTIQAIYRSIFDQYVGQAPDLKFQPGLLTAWGWNDDKTKVWMDVREGVTWHDGSPFSPEDVVWSLERAANEKTGNPIQFIWSTAGNYKIEGNKITGDVVRFEPTFFMWMAFLTGYILPKAYYEKVGAEGFEKKPVGTGPYMVDAYEGNAFLRLRANPNYWGDKPAFETVIFKFVPDGTSRVAEIESGSSDITLEISYEDFDRLKEKEGLAGVATPISDIGMIFLNNIDVMNDKNVRLAANHAIDKKAIVERLLRGYGVPLDTLEAPEYSAYDASIKVPYDPELAKKLLADSGFSTDKPVKFKIQSTRGLKPKDYEMVQAIVGMWRKVGIEAEIEVYEIAKHYELRAADQLAPAAFYNWGNAIGDPTTSTGFAMFGPSPHSVWNTDDLDGMIGPLWGEKDEAKRIAGWKAVSKYIAEQGYVIPLLQYAQPVVYKSALKVTPNVSGALQPTLVSKA; from the coding sequence ATGATTGATATTACACGCCGCCAGACGCTAGGTCTGGGTGCTGCCGCCTTCTTGACGAGCGTTCTGGCCGGCCGGATGCCGGTGCAGGCCGCCGAGCCCGGCACGCTGACGATCGCCTTCAACGTCAACCTGCCTTCATTCGACCCGACGGTCGGTCCCTCCGCCGTCAACCCGACGATCCAGGCCATCTATCGCTCGATCTTCGACCAATATGTCGGCCAGGCTCCCGACCTGAAGTTCCAGCCGGGACTTCTGACTGCCTGGGGCTGGAACGACGACAAGACCAAGGTCTGGATGGATGTCCGCGAGGGCGTGACCTGGCACGACGGTTCGCCCTTCAGCCCGGAAGATGTCGTCTGGTCGCTGGAACGCGCCGCCAACGAAAAGACCGGCAACCCGATCCAGTTCATCTGGTCCACTGCCGGCAACTACAAGATTGAAGGCAACAAGATCACCGGCGATGTGGTTCGCTTCGAGCCCACATTCTTCATGTGGATGGCGTTCCTGACCGGCTATATCCTGCCCAAGGCCTATTACGAGAAGGTCGGCGCTGAAGGCTTCGAGAAGAAGCCGGTCGGCACCGGTCCCTATATGGTCGATGCCTATGAAGGCAACGCTTTCCTGCGCCTCAGGGCCAATCCGAACTATTGGGGCGACAAGCCCGCCTTCGAGACGGTGATCTTCAAGTTCGTGCCCGATGGCACGAGTCGCGTCGCCGAAATCGAATCCGGCTCCTCGGACATCACGCTGGAAATCTCCTATGAGGATTTCGACCGCCTCAAGGAGAAGGAAGGGCTCGCCGGCGTCGCCACCCCGATTTCCGATATCGGCATGATCTTCCTCAACAATATCGATGTGATGAACGACAAGAATGTCCGTCTTGCTGCAAATCACGCCATCGACAAGAAGGCGATCGTCGAGCGTCTGCTCCGCGGCTACGGCGTGCCGCTCGACACGCTCGAAGCCCCGGAATATTCGGCCTACGATGCGTCGATCAAGGTCCCGTATGATCCCGAACTCGCCAAGAAGCTGCTCGCCGACTCCGGCTTCTCGACCGACAAGCCGGTCAAGTTCAAGATCCAGTCGACGCGCGGCCTGAAGCCGAAGGACTACGAAATGGTCCAGGCGATCGTCGGCATGTGGCGCAAGGTGGGCATCGAGGCCGAGATCGAGGTCTACGAAATCGCCAAGCATTACGAGCTTCGCGCCGCCGACCAACTCGCACCGGCCGCCTTCTACAACTGGGGCAATGCGATCGGTGACCCGACGACATCCACTGGTTTTGCGATGTTCGGCCCCTCGCCGCACTCGGTCTGGAACACCGACGACCTCGACGGCATGATCGGCCCGCTCTGGGGCGAGAAGGACGAAGCCAAGCGCATCGCCGGCTGGAAGGCCGTCAGCAAGTATATCGCCGAGCAGGGCTATGTGATCCCGCTGCTGCAATATGCCCAGCCTGTTGTCTACAAGTCCGCGCTCAAGGTGACGCCGAACGTGTCCGGCGCTCTCCAGCCGACGCTTGTCTCCAAGGCATGA
- a CDS encoding ABC transporter permease encodes MRKSLRAMLSEPKVIISGGFILLLILMALFAPWIAPKDPLEQDLMLGTLPPANYSGSEPGYWFGTDDLGRDVLSRLIHGTRIALIVAFVAAGLAALVGTTLGLLAGWYRGWVDVVISRLVDIWMAFPPVLLSILLVAVLGSGVHSVIAAIVIIDWTRFCRVVRSETMAQAQNDYVTAARTVGFSRFRILISEILPNVAPVLVALVSLEMGIAVIVEAILSFVGLSVSSDTPTWGGMIAQGRAIIYQGWWVLVAPLAMLFLTVLAFNQLGDGLRRALDPMMRR; translated from the coding sequence ATGCGTAAGTCGCTCCGCGCCATGCTTTCCGAACCCAAGGTAATCATATCAGGTGGTTTCATCCTTCTGCTGATCCTGATGGCGCTTTTCGCGCCGTGGATCGCGCCCAAGGACCCGCTCGAACAGGACCTGATGCTGGGCACGCTGCCGCCCGCCAATTACAGCGGCTCCGAGCCCGGCTATTGGTTCGGCACCGACGATCTCGGCCGCGACGTGCTCTCGCGCCTGATCCACGGGACACGGATCGCGCTGATCGTCGCCTTCGTCGCCGCCGGGCTTGCCGCGCTGGTCGGCACCACATTGGGCCTGCTCGCCGGATGGTATCGCGGCTGGGTCGATGTGGTGATCTCGCGTCTGGTCGATATCTGGATGGCGTTTCCGCCGGTCCTGCTGTCGATCCTGCTTGTCGCCGTGCTCGGCTCGGGCGTGCATTCGGTGATCGCGGCCATCGTCATCATCGACTGGACGCGCTTCTGTCGCGTCGTACGCTCTGAGACAATGGCGCAGGCCCAGAACGATTATGTCACCGCGGCGCGCACCGTCGGCTTTTCGCGCTTCCGGATTCTGATCAGCGAGATTCTGCCCAATGTCGCGCCGGTGCTCGTCGCACTCGTCAGCCTCGAAATGGGCATCGCGGTGATTGTCGAGGCGATCCTCTCCTTCGTCGGCCTGTCGGTGTCGTCGGACACGCCCACCTGGGGCGGCATGATCGCCCAGGGCCGCGCCATCATCTACCAGGGCTGGTGGGTGCTGGTGGCGCCGCTCGCCATGCTCTTCCTCACCGTTCTCGCCTTCAACCAGCTCGGCGATGGATTGCGCCGGGCACTCGACCCGATGATGCGCCGATGA
- a CDS encoding indolepyruvate ferredoxin oxidoreductase subunit alpha translates to MAERSFAREVEDLKLGDGEIFRGEGILAITKALLQSGVSYVGGYQGSPISHLMDVLADAKDVMEDLGVHFETSASEAAAAAMLSASVMYPVRGAVTWKSTAGTNVASDALSNLSSGGVTGGAMIIIGEDYGEGSSIMQERSHAFAMKSQLWLLTPRPNLPSIVDIVEQGFQLSEASNTPVMLQVGIRSCHVHGQFVAKDNRRPDFTLRQALENPVRDVNRIVLPPASFMHEKEKLEKRWPAAVNFIRERKLNEYFGPSEGAVGIILQGGLYNGVMRALQQLGLADVYGESSVPLYVMNVSYPLIDEEIADFCIGKQAVLMVEEGAPEYIEQSLNTLLRRRDIQTKLSGKDVLPMGGEYTAPVLVKGIKSFLETYQRVLLGNQPPIPDPTNVLNDPKVKALAEVVPPRPPGFCIGCPERPIFAAMKLVESELGQHHVSGDIGCHLFSILPPFNIGSTTMGYGLSPAAASAFNVKADKRVISVMGDGGFWHNGLATSIGNAVFNKQDGVILVVDNFYSAATGGQDILSSRAENPRRKTNNSIVNAVKGVGATWVRQIDHTYDVTKMRDTLREALTTKEEGPKIIVASSECMLNKQRRVKPQFAKAVKDGKRMVKERFGVDEDVCTGDHACIRLSGCPSLSVKHTDDPLKDDPVAAIDNNCVGCGNCGEVSEAAVLCPSFYRADIIHNPTGWDRFVARVRGAVIGWLQARRQSRRVLFAD, encoded by the coding sequence GTGGCTGAGAGATCATTTGCGAGAGAGGTCGAGGACCTCAAGCTCGGTGACGGTGAAATCTTCCGTGGCGAGGGCATTCTCGCCATCACCAAGGCGCTTCTGCAATCGGGTGTCTCCTATGTCGGCGGCTATCAGGGCTCGCCGATTTCGCACCTGATGGATGTGCTGGCCGATGCCAAGGACGTGATGGAAGATCTCGGCGTTCATTTCGAGACGTCGGCGTCGGAAGCTGCGGCGGCGGCGATGCTGTCGGCCTCCGTGATGTATCCGGTGCGCGGTGCGGTCACCTGGAAATCGACGGCCGGCACCAATGTCGCCTCGGACGCGCTTTCGAACCTTTCCTCGGGCGGGGTGACCGGCGGCGCGATGATCATCATCGGCGAAGATTATGGCGAAGGCTCCTCGATCATGCAGGAGCGGAGCCATGCCTTTGCGATGAAATCGCAGCTCTGGCTGCTGACGCCGCGCCCCAACCTGCCCTCCATCGTCGATATCGTGGAGCAGGGCTTCCAGCTTTCGGAAGCGTCGAACACGCCCGTCATGCTGCAGGTCGGCATTCGTAGTTGCCACGTGCACGGCCAGTTCGTCGCCAAGGACAACAGGCGGCCGGATTTCACGCTCCGGCAGGCACTCGAAAACCCGGTGCGCGATGTCAACCGCATCGTGCTGCCGCCGGCATCCTTCATGCACGAGAAGGAAAAGCTCGAGAAGCGCTGGCCGGCGGCCGTCAATTTCATCCGCGAGCGCAAGCTCAACGAATATTTCGGGCCGTCCGAAGGCGCGGTCGGCATCATCCTCCAGGGCGGGCTCTATAATGGCGTGATGCGGGCGCTCCAACAACTCGGGCTAGCCGACGTCTATGGCGAATCCTCGGTACCGCTCTATGTGATGAACGTATCCTATCCGCTCATAGACGAGGAGATCGCGGATTTCTGCATCGGCAAGCAAGCCGTGCTGATGGTCGAGGAAGGCGCCCCCGAATATATCGAGCAGTCGCTCAACACGCTGCTGCGCCGCCGCGATATCCAGACAAAGCTGTCGGGCAAGGATGTCCTGCCGATGGGCGGCGAATATACCGCGCCGGTCCTCGTCAAAGGCATCAAGAGCTTCCTGGAAACCTATCAGCGCGTTCTGCTCGGCAACCAGCCGCCGATACCGGATCCGACAAATGTGCTGAACGATCCAAAAGTAAAGGCACTTGCCGAAGTCGTGCCGCCACGTCCGCCGGGTTTCTGCATCGGCTGTCCTGAGCGTCCGATCTTCGCCGCTATGAAGCTGGTAGAGAGCGAGCTTGGCCAGCACCATGTGTCGGGCGATATCGGCTGCCACCTGTTTTCGATCCTGCCGCCTTTCAATATCGGCTCGACCACCATGGGCTACGGCCTGTCGCCGGCGGCCGCCTCGGCCTTCAACGTCAAGGCCGACAAGCGTGTGATCTCCGTCATGGGCGACGGCGGCTTCTGGCACAACGGGCTTGCCACATCGATCGGCAATGCCGTGTTCAACAAGCAGGACGGCGTCATCCTCGTCGTCGACAATTTCTATTCGGCGGCGACGGGTGGCCAGGACATCCTGTCCTCGCGCGCCGAAAACCCCCGGCGCAAAACCAACAATTCGATTGTCAATGCCGTGAAAGGCGTGGGCGCAACCTGGGTTCGCCAGATCGACCATACCTATGACGTCACCAAGATGCGCGACACGCTGCGCGAGGCGCTGACCACCAAGGAGGAAGGCCCGAAGATCATCGTGGCCTCCTCCGAATGCATGCTCAACAAGCAGCGCCGGGTGAAGCCGCAATTCGCCAAGGCGGTGAAGGACGGCAAGCGCATGGTCAAGGAGCGCTTCGGCGTCGACGAGGATGTCTGCACCGGCGATCACGCCTGTATCCGCCTCTCCGGCTGCCCGTCGCTGTCGGTCAAGCACACCGACGATCCGCTGAAGGATGACCCGGTCGCGGCAATCGACAACAATTGCGTTGGCTGCGGCAATTGCGGCGAGGTATCCGAAGCCGCCGTTCTCTGTCCGTCCTTCTATCGCGCCGACATCATCCACAATCCGACCGGCTGGGATCGCT